The genomic segment CTCGTCCACCGCGCCATCCCCAATGCCCGGCTGGAAATCATCGGGGACGGGCCGCTCCGCGCCGAGGTCGAGCACCGCATCCGGTCACTCGGGATTGCCGACGCTGTCACCCTGCACGGCGCGCTCGGCCGGGAGCACTCCTTCCCGATCATGAACCGGGGCCAGGTCTTCGCCCAGCACAGCGTCACCTCGATTTCGGGGGATCAGGAAGGATTCCCGGTAAGCCCCGCCGAGGCCGCCATGTTCGAGCTACCCGTGGTGACGACGGCGCACAGCGGGCTGACGGAGAACATTGTCGATGGCGAAACAGGATTTCTCGTGCAGGAACACAACTACGAAGCCATGGCCGAACGCATCATCCACCTCCTCCAACACCCGGAGGTCGCCGAGCAGATGGGGAAAGCCGGCCGGCGCCGCATCCTCGCGATGTGCCGGCCCGAGGAGCGGGCCGATCGGATATTTGCCCTGCTCGATGCCGCTGCCCAAACCCGCCGATCCGGCGCACCGCTTGCTTTAACCACGGTATAGATCGAAGCACCGGTCGGTTCGGCGCAAAAAGGCTTGAAATGACTCTATTTCGGCCTTCGATCGCCAGAACCGAAGCCTCGATCACCGGAAAAGGTTGCCATAACTGGCAGGATTGGACGCACTAAGCGTACTACGCCAGCCATCGAATCTACCGGCTTTTCCAGACAGCACAGTTTTTTACCAGCGACCTCGCGGCGGCGATCCGCTCCCCAGTCGCACCCGCTCGCTCACGACGCCCCCCCTCTGTCGTCGGCGAGCCTCAGACCGCATTCTTAAACCGTAACCCCGGGCGTCGCGGCACGCCGTCCCGGGACGGGAACGAGTATGAGCACCATATCCTTACTGACGGGCTTCTCCCTCGCGTTTCTGACGGCGCTGATCCTGACGCCGATCGTCTCCTGGCTGGCGCTGCGCCAGAAGTGGGTGGATATCCCGGACGGCAAACGCGCCATGCATCGCCGGCCCACCCCGCGCGCCGGAGGCATCGCCATCGTCTCGGCCTTCCTGCTCGGCATCGCCTACTTCTACCTGCTCGACGAGGACCTGAAAGCGGCCTTTGGGTTCGATCTCTACGTGCCCTCGATGCCCTTCATCCTGGGCGCCATCGCTATGGCCCTCACGGGTTTGTATGACGACGCGTACGGGCTCGGCTTCAAGAAGAAGTTCTTCTTTCAGCTCCTCGTCGCCTACCTGATGTTCGTTGCCGGCTTCCGCGTCGAGGTCTCCAGCATCCCCCTCCTGGGCGACGACCCCTACATCCAGGCCTCGCTCGCCCTCCCCCTCACCCTGCTCTGGTATGTCGCCGTCATCAACGCCGTCAACCTCATCGACGGGCTCGACGGCCTCGCCGGCGGCATCACCCTCATCGCGTTCGGCAGTCTGGCGCTGGTTTTCAGCGCCCTGGGCGACCTCCAGTTTCTCCCGATCGCCCTGGTCATCGCCGGCGCCATCGCCGGCTTCCTGGTCCATAACTTCAGCCCCGCCACCATCTTCATGGGCGACAGCGGCAGCCTCTTCCTGGGGTTCATGCTCGCCACCTACACGCTCACCGGCACCAGCCACGAAAACCCGGTGCTGGCGCTCATCATCCCGATCCTGGCCGTCGGCTTCCCGCTGCTCGACACCTCCGTCGCCTTTGTCCGCCGCATCCTGAACGGGCAGTCACCGTTTGCGCCGGACAAGGACCACATCCACCACCGGCTCATCGAGACGTTCAAGATGACGGTGCCCGGCGCGGTCCTGCTGCTGTATGCGCTGAACGCAGCGCTGGGCCTGATGGCTATCATGCTGGTCGTCGTCGATGCCCGCTACTTCGCAGTCATCGTCGCCCTCGCCGCCCTCGTGCCGGGCGTCCTTCTTCGCAAACTCGGCTACCTGCGCTTCCGGATCGGCTTCCAGCAAGTGAAACGCCTCCTGAAAAACCGCCTCACCAACCATGTGCCCCGCGGCCAGTGGCAGACGTCGGAGGAAAAACGCGGCGCTCCGCACGACGACAGCTGGCGCACCGACCCGGCCTTCTGGCGCAAGCCGCTCGCCCTCCCACGCGACGCGATGAAGCCGCAGGAGAAGACGTCGGAGAAGACGTTGGCGGAGGAGTAGGCATGGAG from the Rhodothermales bacterium genome contains:
- a CDS encoding MraY family glycosyltransferase is translated as MSTISLLTGFSLAFLTALILTPIVSWLALRQKWVDIPDGKRAMHRRPTPRAGGIAIVSAFLLGIAYFYLLDEDLKAAFGFDLYVPSMPFILGAIAMALTGLYDDAYGLGFKKKFFFQLLVAYLMFVAGFRVEVSSIPLLGDDPYIQASLALPLTLLWYVAVINAVNLIDGLDGLAGGITLIAFGSLALVFSALGDLQFLPIALVIAGAIAGFLVHNFSPATIFMGDSGSLFLGFMLATYTLTGTSHENPVLALIIPILAVGFPLLDTSVAFVRRILNGQSPFAPDKDHIHHRLIETFKMTVPGAVLLLYALNAALGLMAIMLVVVDARYFAVIVALAALVPGVLLRKLGYLRFRIGFQQVKRLLKNRLTNHVPRGQWQTSEEKRGAPHDDSWRTDPAFWRKPLALPRDAMKPQEKTSEKTLAEE